The genomic window TCATAAAATGCAATTATTGGTGTCTCAGCCGGATATAATAGATAAGCTAAAGAGAAACATATCGCAGGTAAAGAACATATCTGACCACGCGAAAGAGATAGAAGAAATTTACAGCGGTTTATTAACTGCCAAGAGTTATTTATCATAAAGCCATTCAATTTAGATTAAAGATGCCGTTAACCCTCAGTTTTTCAAGATGCGAAATAAAACAGTAGTTGCTATCCTGCTATCATTATTTTTGTTCCATGCCGTCTGTAATTATTTTTGGATAAAAAAAGATTACTTTTCTTTTTCTCCCGAAAAATTTACGACGCTTTCTTTTGAACACGAACTATACCTCCGATTGCAAAAAAAGACAGACAATTTAAAAAACTTTTTGAATAAATGTAAAGGCATAATAGAATTTACTTTTGAGGCTAAGCGCTCCCAATTCAAAATTATTCCTCTCTACACGGCGGTCTTTAACTATTATTTTGGGGAGAATATCACTAACGCCGTTTTTTCCAATATCCCCTTTCTTTTGCTTGCTATCTTATTTGTTTTTTTATTAGGCAGAGACCTTTTTTCAAGGGAAGCCGGTTTATTGGCAAGTTTTATAATTTCTTTTTATCCGAGTTTTTTCGGAGCCTCACGCGGCTACGGAGTTGATTTTGCCGAGATAGCCATAGTGGCAATGACATTTTATTTTTTGGTAAAAGCAGCTAATTCTGTAACGATGAAGGATTTAGCCACCTTCGTCGTTATGTTTTCGGTCGCTGTTCTTGTTACCCCACGGGCAGCAGTTTTTTTAATAGGCCCGCTATTTTATTTAATATATAAAGTCATACAAAAAAAATCCTCCATGCATATTTTGAAAATTCTGGTTGTTTTTGTTTTCCCGCTGATAATCACATCCCTATGGTGGTTCCCCAGGAAGGATCTATGGTGGTGCGTGGCTCCTCAAGTCTATATTTCACGCCTATCAGGACTTTTTAAACTACCGTTGGCGGATACCTTTTCTTATGTCGTAAAGAATTATTTTATTAGAGCAGCAGGGCATATCTCGCTGCTATTCACTTTGGCTTTTATTGTTGCTTTGCTTTTTTTTGCAATGATGAAAATGCGCCGCAGAGCAATCTTGACCATATTTTTGTTAACCCCCTGCCTCGTTCTGCCGTTTTTTATTAATAATTTTAACAGATACTTTTTCCCGCTTTTTATCGGATTCGCCTTGGTGACTGCAGCGTGGTTAGCGGGGATAAAAAGGCGGGCCGTGAAATATGCTTCTATTTTTTTGATAATTTTGCTATCTACCTTGCAATTTTTTGACTTATCTTTTGGAAGCCATTTCCTTCCTTACCCGCTCAGAAAGGCCAATAAGGCGGTAGAAGATTCCATACCTGAATATGAAGACTGGGCCCGTCCTCCAGATTTCTACGATGAAGGGATAGCTGCGCAGCGCTTCTTTGATAACGTATACGCCTATAAAGAAGGTAACCTTCAGGATACAAGAGTTCTTTTAACGGGGAGGTGTTTTGACATCAAAAGAGGGGTATTCGAGTATGTATTTTTTGTTAGGTCTAACAGGGATATGATTAAAAGCTTATCTATCTGTAGTGTGCCTGATTATGAAGATTATGATTTCCTGATTGTGATGACATATAGGCCGCAGAGCGATGTTGATTGCGATACCCCAGATGTGGAATTTTTCAAATGGTTTGATTGCAGGAAACAATTTGTTCTCTATCGTCATTGTCCCGGCCCGCTTCATTTTTCCGCTTCTAAGAGAGAGCAGATGTGTGAGTTTTTCAAAAGGGCGCCGGTATTAGATTACCATATAGGGAAAAAATACGCATATTATCTATGCATAAATCCTAAGATGAAAAGCAAAAAAGACGCTAGCCGATGAAGAGGGTCTTGATAAGCAACATTTTTAGCTACATTATATTATCTCTGGTGCTGCTGGGAGGATCCCTGTATTTTTTATATAGAGCCGATACCGGCATCAAGAGAACGCCGTGGATTAAAACAGAAAATACGGCGTTCATCAAGGAAGGCAAACCTTTTAGGTTCATTGGGGCAAATGCCGTAAATATTGTTTTTTATGATGATTGGGGCCTAGATATCGAAAAAGCCATACGTGCTTCCAGGAAAAATAACATTTCTGTCTTAAGGATCTATCTGGATTGGGGATGGGCCAAGGACGAGGATATCGATAGAATTATAGATATATCCCGGAGGAACCGCACCCACCTTATATTAACATTAACCGATTGTTGTTGCAGCGGCGATCACGCTAGTTTAGAAAAATATTTTTATGTACATGCCCCCTTTTGCAACCTGACTAATAAACAATGTATTTTAGCTTTTAAGAGGAGGATTAAGCAGATAATTACCAGGAGAAATTCCGTAAACGGCATAATTTATCGCGATGACCCGACAATATTAGCTTGGGAGATTGCGAATGAATTGGAATATCGAAGGTTTTCTCATGGCGAAGTAAAACATTGGATAGAGGAGATATCGAACTATATCAAATCATTGGATGGGAGGCATCTTTTAACCATCGGCTTATCGATTGGCGAGTCCGATCTTAAGAATTACCCTCGGTTACCCCAGTTATTCGATGCCTTTAATATTGATTTTTTTTCGGTCCATTTCTATGCCTCTTCCCGTCAACAGGGGGAGCCCGTATATAGACTAAAGGATAATTATCCAGAGCAGCTCAGGTCCCTGGTAGATGCTTTTCTTATGATTGGCAAGCCGGTTATAATCGGTGAATTCGGCCTAAGTGATTCGGGGGATTTCAATTATAAGATGAGAAAAGATCCCCAATCCAAGAGCCGGTATAGTTTAGTATTTAAAGAAGCCATGGATGCCGCTTTTTCAGCAGGGGCTTCAGGAGTAATGTTCTGGGGGTGGGGCATTCCGGAGGAGGAATGCGTTCCCATGTGGTGGAATAATGAAAGCCACAATCAGGACGATAAAGAGTTCTGTTTTTTGTTAAGAAATTACGTTATGCCGCAGACCAAATATTATAATGGCAGACCATAAGAAAAAACTTCGCTATCTGTTATTGCTATTTATAATTTATAATTCGTTTTTTCTCAATAAGGCCTTTCATATTGACGACCCGTTTACTATCGGTATCGCAGAGGCAATAAATAAGAATCCGGTCATTGTGCCGTTTGAAGGAGATTCCATTGCCAGGATTATTGAAACCATACCCGTTGACCTTCTGGATAAGCCGCTGGCATTAGGAAATAATCCTTTGCTGATAGGGTATTATTATGCGCCTATAATCAGATTTCTCGGTGAGCGTGAGTTCTGGTTGCACCTTTTTCTTTTGCCGTTTTCCGTATTAGCAATCATATCAATGTACTTTCTTTCATCGAGATTCGTCGCTAGACCATTCCTGCCTACACTCCTTTTGGTTATAAGCCCGGTTTTCTTAATTATGTCCCAGAGTATTATGTTAGATATACCGCTTTTGTCTTTTTTTCTTCTTTCCGCCACAGTATTTATCTACGGAGTGGATAAAGACAACATTCCCTTGCTGTTTTTATCGGGCCTTCTGGCAGGATTGGCAAGCTTGATTAAATATTCCGGGCTCCTGCTTATTGCGCTCATGGCGCTTTATATCTTGATAAAACGTAAACAGAAACGCTATTATCTGTTTCTGCTTATACCTCTAGCGATATTTATCGTATGGTGCGGCCGCGACTTTTTATTTTACGGGAAGATATATTTTCTCGAAGTATTATCAGGGAAACTGCAAGCGATAAGACACCCGCCGCAAGGCGCATTCACGATGAGGATATTTGCCTTCCTGAGCTTTCTTTCCGGGGTGACAATCACTCCCGTATTTTTTCTTCCTTGGCTAACCAAGGTTAAGAGAAGAAAGGCGATATTATTGGTTTCTCTGGTAGCAGGATTCTTGCCAGTCTTGTTAAAAAATATTTTTATGGAATATACCGCCGTTGAAAAGACGTTTCTGGCGATGCTTTTTATATCGTCAACTTTCATAATATGCATTATGATTGAAGCCGGGATTAATTCCCTCTCGCGAAAATCACAGGATAATGATAAGGCATTCCTGGCTTTATGGTTTTTACTGGTATTGGTTTTTACCGTTGTTATCCAGTTCGTTGCAGCGAGATTCCTGCTTTTATTATTGCCACCCATGTTTATAATTATTTATCAGCAAGCAGAATCATCCGATGGGTTTTTAAGACCACTCTTTAAAAACACCTTCAAGATAGCGGTCTTATTTACGCTAGTCATTTCTACTGTTTTGGCGGCCGGGGATTATTACTCTGCCGGTTTATATCGAGACTTTATCGTTTCTTTGAAGAATGGCAACCGCCCATACAGGGAGATCTATATTTGTCCCGCCTCTTATTACTTCCATTTGGCCTGGGGATACGCATATTACGTATCTAAATATTATCCCGGGCTTTTATATTTAGATCCAGAACCGGCCTTAGATAAAAATAAAGAGCTTGTCTTTGTCGCTCCGACCCGGGGGGTGCTGCCCGTAGCCATCAATAAGATCTGTTGTAAGAAGATGAAGGAAGAAGATTACTCCAGGCATTTAATAAAGAGGGTTTGTTATAAAGGGAATGTAACGCTTCATCATCGTAATTTTCGAGCTGGCTTTTATTCTCATGACTGGGGACTTCTGCCGTTTCATCTATCGTTTTGCGAGGTGCCGCTGGAGGCGTTTGAGATCTACTCCCTTAACCCAAAAACAAGGTCAACCGGAGAATGAAAACTCTGTTTATGTTTAAAAGCGAGAATTTTCTAGCCCCCATCGGATTATGCACCATTTCAGCGGTTGCAAAAAAATACGGCCATCAGACGTATCTGTGCGAGACGAATTCAGAGAATACAATGCAGCGCATAGCCGATATCAAGCCCGATGTTATCTGTTATAGCTCCTCTACCGGAGAGGCCAAGCATTATTTTCGGTTAAATACCGAGATCAAAAATGAATTCCCGCAGGTATTTACGATTATGGGCGGGCCCCACCCCACATTTTACCCTGAGGTTATCTCTGAGGAGAAAGGCCTGGATGCACTTTGCATCGGGGACGGCGAGATAGCTTTTGTAAGCTTGCTTTCGGCGCTCTCCAGAAAGGAATCCATCGATGCCATCCCGGGGATTGTCACCAGGAATAATAGAAACATATTTACGGCCGGCGAGCTTACGGAAAACCTGGATATGCTGCCGCATCCAGATTTTTCATTAATTTACGATAATACCCCTTTGGGCAAATACCCCCTCAAGAGTTTTATTGCCTCCAGAGGCTGTTCTTACGATTGTACATATTGTTTTAATAAGGCCTGGCGTAATATCTATGTCGGCAAAGGAAAGATGGTGCGGCGCAATAGCGTAGATTACGTTATTGACCAGATTAAGCATGTGCAAGAGAAGTGGCCTTTAAGTTGCATTAAGTTCTATGATGACATTTTTTCGTACACCGCAGACGAATGGCTTGAGGAATTTTCCAAGAAATACAAGGAACGCGTGAACCTGCCGTTTTTTATCCTGACGAGAGCAGATCTGCTTACGGAAGAAATGGTAAAATTACTCAAATACGCCGGCTGCCGCACAATCAGCATGTCAATAGAATCGGGGGATCAAGGCATCAGGGCCCAGATGCTCGGGCGGCGCATGTCCGATAAACAGATTGTTAACGCCCATCGCCTGTGCGATAGATACGGGATTTACACCTTTGCTAACTGCATATTAGGCCTGCCGGGGACATCCGTTGGCGATGATATTAAATCGGTCGATCTGGCAATTAAGGCTAAAGCTACCTGGTCGGAATTCCCGATATTTTATCCATACCCAAAAACAGAACTCGGCAGGTATGCAATAGAGAAAGGGTTTTATAAGCCAGTTTATAAACAGATGCATACCTCCTATCAATATAGATCGCTTCTCAGCTGTTTTTCCGATAGAGAAAAAAACGCCCAGATGAATTTATCCGTATTGGGAGCGGTGGCCGTAGTTTTTCCTTATTTCCGGAGCCTGATTGTACGTTATTTAATATATCTGCCCCACAATCCAGTTTTTACATTGATTTATCATTTGGCAAAGACACATACATTCAGAAAAAAGATATATGTTACCAAAACGAATTTTTTAAGCTCGTTGCATATATTCCTGAGAAGCTTGAGGCAGGAGTGGTTTAGGCACGAGGATAAAAACGGATAGAATTATTACGGTGAGAAATAAAAAACAGGCATGCGCTATTAATGCAAGACAAGAAATGCTTAAAAGGCTGCAGTTGCCCTTAAGATATAATTATATAGCCTGTTTCTTGACCTTGGATTGCAACTTTAATTGTGATTACTGCATTAACTGGTTTAACGGCAGGAAGAAATATAAAGAAACAGGCATTTCCGGTAAAGAGTGGGTAGAGGGCCTAAATCGTCTCGATTGCCCCGACGACCTACCCGTTACCATCCAAGGCGGAGAACCGGCCATGCATCCGGATTTTATATGGATAATCAAAAATATCAGGATGGGTTTAAACATCGACATCCTAACCAATCTCTCATTTAATGTCGAGGAATTCATTAAGAGCGTTAATCCTCTCCGCTTGCGCAGGGAGGCGCCTTATCCCAGCATCAGGGTAAGCTATCATCCTTCCCATGCCGATTTAGACGTACTTATGACAAAGGTTTTAAAGATGCAGCATGCCGGGTTTTCCGTAGGGATTTTCGGTATTTTGCACCCCGGCTTCGAAGAAAATATTCTAAAGGCGCAACAACGCTGCAGAGAGGCGGGAATAGACTTTAGGACAAAAGAGTTCTTGGGTGAGTTTAGGGGGCGCATATACGGCACTTATCTGTATCCCGAAGCCATAGGAGGCAGTCGGCAGAAGAGTTGTTTTTGCAGAACGTCCGAACTTATTATCGGACCGGAAGGAAACATTTACCGGTGTCACCATGACCTCTATGAAGATTCTTCTAAGATAGGCAACCTTTTAGACCCGAACTTCGAAATTATAGATATATTTAGAGAATGTAGCCGGTTCGGAGAATGCAATCCTTGCGATATGAAGGTTAAGACGGACCGTTTTCAAGTTTATGGATATACTGCGGTTGAGGTAAAAGATATCCAGGGTAAAGGGGCGC from Patescibacteria group bacterium includes these protein-coding regions:
- a CDS encoding glycosyltransferase family 39 protein; this encodes MRNKTVVAILLSLFLFHAVCNYFWIKKDYFSFSPEKFTTLSFEHELYLRLQKKTDNLKNFLNKCKGIIEFTFEAKRSQFKIIPLYTAVFNYYFGENITNAVFSNIPFLLLAILFVFLLGRDLFSREAGLLASFIISFYPSFFGASRGYGVDFAEIAIVAMTFYFLVKAANSVTMKDLATFVVMFSVAVLVTPRAAVFLIGPLFYLIYKVIQKKSSMHILKILVVFVFPLIITSLWWFPRKDLWWCVAPQVYISRLSGLFKLPLADTFSYVVKNYFIRAAGHISLLFTLAFIVALLFFAMMKMRRRAILTIFLLTPCLVLPFFINNFNRYFFPLFIGFALVTAAWLAGIKRRAVKYASIFLIILLSTLQFFDLSFGSHFLPYPLRKANKAVEDSIPEYEDWARPPDFYDEGIAAQRFFDNVYAYKEGNLQDTRVLLTGRCFDIKRGVFEYVFFVRSNRDMIKSLSICSVPDYEDYDFLIVMTYRPQSDVDCDTPDVEFFKWFDCRKQFVLYRHCPGPLHFSASKREQMCEFFKRAPVLDYHIGKKYAYYLCINPKMKSKKDASR
- a CDS encoding cellulase family glycosylhydrolase; translation: MKRVLISNIFSYIILSLVLLGGSLYFLYRADTGIKRTPWIKTENTAFIKEGKPFRFIGANAVNIVFYDDWGLDIEKAIRASRKNNISVLRIYLDWGWAKDEDIDRIIDISRRNRTHLILTLTDCCCSGDHASLEKYFYVHAPFCNLTNKQCILAFKRRIKQIITRRNSVNGIIYRDDPTILAWEIANELEYRRFSHGEVKHWIEEISNYIKSLDGRHLLTIGLSIGESDLKNYPRLPQLFDAFNIDFFSVHFYASSRQQGEPVYRLKDNYPEQLRSLVDAFLMIGKPVIIGEFGLSDSGDFNYKMRKDPQSKSRYSLVFKEAMDAAFSAGASGVMFWGWGIPEEECVPMWWNNESHNQDDKEFCFLLRNYVMPQTKYYNGRP
- a CDS encoding glycosyltransferase family 39 protein → MADHKKKLRYLLLLFIIYNSFFLNKAFHIDDPFTIGIAEAINKNPVIVPFEGDSIARIIETIPVDLLDKPLALGNNPLLIGYYYAPIIRFLGEREFWLHLFLLPFSVLAIISMYFLSSRFVARPFLPTLLLVISPVFLIMSQSIMLDIPLLSFFLLSATVFIYGVDKDNIPLLFLSGLLAGLASLIKYSGLLLIALMALYILIKRKQKRYYLFLLIPLAIFIVWCGRDFLFYGKIYFLEVLSGKLQAIRHPPQGAFTMRIFAFLSFLSGVTITPVFFLPWLTKVKRRKAILLVSLVAGFLPVLLKNIFMEYTAVEKTFLAMLFISSTFIICIMIEAGINSLSRKSQDNDKAFLALWFLLVLVFTVVIQFVAARFLLLLLPPMFIIIYQQAESSDGFLRPLFKNTFKIAVLFTLVISTVLAAGDYYSAGLYRDFIVSLKNGNRPYREIYICPASYYFHLAWGYAYYVSKYYPGLLYLDPEPALDKNKELVFVAPTRGVLPVAINKICCKKMKEEDYSRHLIKRVCYKGNVTLHHRNFRAGFYSHDWGLLPFHLSFCEVPLEAFEIYSLNPKTRSTGE
- a CDS encoding radical SAM protein → MKTLFMFKSENFLAPIGLCTISAVAKKYGHQTYLCETNSENTMQRIADIKPDVICYSSSTGEAKHYFRLNTEIKNEFPQVFTIMGGPHPTFYPEVISEEKGLDALCIGDGEIAFVSLLSALSRKESIDAIPGIVTRNNRNIFTAGELTENLDMLPHPDFSLIYDNTPLGKYPLKSFIASRGCSYDCTYCFNKAWRNIYVGKGKMVRRNSVDYVIDQIKHVQEKWPLSCIKFYDDIFSYTADEWLEEFSKKYKERVNLPFFILTRADLLTEEMVKLLKYAGCRTISMSIESGDQGIRAQMLGRRMSDKQIVNAHRLCDRYGIYTFANCILGLPGTSVGDDIKSVDLAIKAKATWSEFPIFYPYPKTELGRYAIEKGFYKPVYKQMHTSYQYRSLLSCFSDREKNAQMNLSVLGAVAVVFPYFRSLIVRYLIYLPHNPVFTLIYHLAKTHTFRKKIYVTKTNFLSSLHIFLRSLRQEWFRHEDKNG
- a CDS encoding radical SAM/SPASM domain-containing protein, producing the protein MLKRLQLPLRYNYIACFLTLDCNFNCDYCINWFNGRKKYKETGISGKEWVEGLNRLDCPDDLPVTIQGGEPAMHPDFIWIIKNIRMGLNIDILTNLSFNVEEFIKSVNPLRLRREAPYPSIRVSYHPSHADLDVLMTKVLKMQHAGFSVGIFGILHPGFEENILKAQQRCREAGIDFRTKEFLGEFRGRIYGTYLYPEAIGGSRQKSCFCRTSELIIGPEGNIYRCHHDLYEDSSKIGNLLDPNFEIIDIFRECSRFGECNPCDMKVKTDRFQVYGYTAVEVKDIQGKGAQ